CATCATCACGATCTCTGTTTCTTTTCGGTAAgattacttttatttttaattcgTAGTTTATATGCGAGTTTAGGTAGGCCAAAGAGGCTATTCATATTGGTGAATCCGTACGGAGGGAAGAAATCGGCTTCAAAGATTTTTTTGAATGACGTGAAGCCTTTGCTTGACGATGCTAATCTCCATTATATGGTGCAAGGTCAGTGGTGCCTTTTTGGCTTACAATGTTCTTAATCTTTGGGCTTCCTGATGGCCTTAAGATTTTTAAGGACGTTGTTATGGATGTATATTGGATTTTTACTCACTTCATGATTGTCAGAAACTGAACATCAGCTTCATGCGAAGGAAGTTGTTCAGTCGTTGGATCTTTCAAAGTATGATGGAATTGTTTGTGTCAGCGGAGATGGAATCTTGGTGGAGGTCGGTTGATTATTGGGACTTTTGAAATGCAGTATGATTTTATGCTTAGATTGTTAAATTTTGTTACATATGAAAAGTTTTACAtgttcttttattattattattattattttctgtATTTTTTATTACATGTTCTTTTTTTATCGTCATTTTTACGATGATTGCCATTTATAAACCTTTTTTCACGCACAAATGGATATTTCCCCTAAATTGATGAAAGTTGAGAACATCATAGGCATTTATGTTCTAAACTATGCTTTTAGTAGGTAATAAATGGATTGCTTAACAGGGAGGACTGGGCAAATGCAATAAAAATGCCTATTGGAGTGGTTCCCGCAGGTTTGACCACCTTTCATTTTAATTCCTACCATTCAATGATTGGTTTTGACAATATACTTGATTCTCGATTTTTATCCACCCTTCTAAAGGGCGAGGCCTCAAGATCTTAGATGCATTGGGTTCGAACCCCACCGATTGCATGGGGTTGTTTAGTTATTTagttttttggtaaaaaaaCCGTACCccattatataaaaaaaattgcttaCTTATTCTCAGCATAAAAATAAAGTGATGTTTATGGATCAGTTTTCTCGGGTATGAGCTGTCATGACATGAATTTACCGAATCAGTAAAAGGACATTTCAAGTATTTTTGTCAGAGCTCTCCTTTTTTCATCCAGTACTATTCTTTCAATTTTATCCAGGCTCTGGGATAAGTACTGACATAGGTTCTTTTTGCAGCACGGGGAGACAACAGTTAATGCTATTTTGTTTCGTTAGTCTTATGTAATCTCTTAACCTGCATATCAGCTTTCATGACATTGTACTtttgaggaaatatgaaaagtaaaaaagtatctttttgagtgaaccGTTATTCATTTCTTTGAATACTTTATATTTAAAATGAACAAGAATCTCAAGATTTTACCAAGCACTATGTCAAGTATCTGTTTTTCTTGATTATAGATTACTATTATTACTGCTATGTTTGGAGTATGAGTGTATGACTGAGAGGCTGATTCGTTACACCATGTGTTACTTCTTTAACTCAAATACGTGGTGTTCAATTGTGGGCTTTTTTTACACCCTGTGGACTCATATATGGTATTTTGGGTTGTTGGTGATCATTCCTGTCTTTGAATTTCATGAATGAGAAGATTTTCTCATGTAGTTATTTCTTTTCAGACAAGGAAAGATACCAACGTTAGAGTAACTCAGCTTTTGTTCTTTATATCTTttgttcatttaaatatttttgttctTATCCTTCTCGAATTACGTTTGTTGCTGAATGTAGGAACTGGAAATGGCATGGCAAAATCACTCCTAGATTCGAATGGTGAACCTTGCGCAGCTTCTAATGCTACACTTGCTGTCATTCGAGGTATGTGAGGtcctctttatttatttttttcttggtCTGTTTTTCTTGAAATATGATAGCCCTTGATTTAGTTCGGGTAGCAATTTTGTGGCCTTTAAATTGCAGGGCATAAGCGGTCATTGGATGTAGCTACTTTATCCCAAGGGAACATCAAATTTTTTAGCGTGTTGATGCTTGCATGGGGTATGTGATCTTATGCTTCGTTCATAGTCgatttatgtattgatatatagtTACTTATTTTTGTTGTTTCAATGCAAGGTCTTGTGGCTGATATTGATATCGAATCTGAGAAATATAGGTGGATGGGGAGTGCTCGGCTAGATGTCTACGTGAGTTCAGAAATTCTAGTTCTCTTCAGTTCTTTATCACAACTAATAATcattatgtttattttatttttttcaattattaACCTGCACAGTCTGGGACTGTTATTGTAGTAGAACATTCTTGAGCGACATATTAGCATATTTGACATAAATAATCGATTGCAAACTATGTTTCTTGGACATTCGGAAAATTGTTACGCACCGTATTGGATACTTTTAGGACATGGATACGGATACAATGTAGATATGGCTGGGAATGTATCCAAAAaacaaactttaaaaataaaattggataCGGTACCTGAAACAGACTCACAGAGGGTATGAGGACATGTTTTGCAAAATTTTGAATCGACAATGGGGGGGGGGGGCTATTTTAGAACTTTCGAGATTGTGGAATGGGGGTTTTAATAAAAGGCTGAAGTTACTAaaaggaaaattatattttttaaagtatGACGTACACTATCGTTTGGAATTATTggatttatttttatgataaattcaaaatttaatgtgttacacaaatttttgcttgattttaattatttatatgttaaatgaTATCTTTATCATTATTCATCCTCATAGCATTTGTGTACATATCATATATTTATCTATATACAAGTATATTAAGTAGACGTATCACTCCATGTTGTTTCCTAAATTTTGCAATTGTTGTATCTCGTATCCATTTCCTGTCGTTCATAGGTTCAAAAGCTTTGCCTTGAAGGAACAGAATCAttcttttttatataaaaaaaattgttatatGAATTACCATATTTGGTGTGTTTTGATGTATGAATATGTTCATCGATCACGTTTTGcaataattatgttatttttgcCGTTATCTAATTTCTTTGCATCCAGTGGAAGCTAACTTGTTTGAAGTCGTTGATTCACCATTTTTTCTTGGATCCTTAATTTTATCCCTCGTTCATTTCTATTCTCAAACAAGTAATTGTTCCACTGACTCGCTCTCATTCTTATATAGCATGCAACAAATAGTTTATCCATTTACTACCAGTACCTTCCATTAATCTTGTTATGGCTCGTTCCATTTAACATTGTGCAAATAGAGGCATTTCACATGCTTCATGCAAAGGTGTTTCTTGATTTGTTTTTTGATGAAAGATGTTGAAGAAATTGAGAGGCTATAGTCTATACTCCAGCATTCATTCTTGTGGACGGCTAACTTTCTTAATGTTCAGGCAGTTCAACGAATACTTGGTCTTAGAAAGTATAATGGTAGCGTAATGTTTGTGCCAGCACCTGGATATGAAACTTATGGAGAACCTTTGGATCTTGAAAATCAAATCATCGTAGATGGTGAGGCTGAAATGAAATCTGATAAGCAATACAGCTATCATGGTCCTGAAGTTGATGTTAAAAGTTTAAATTGGCGGAAGGTTGATGGCCCTTTTGTTTCAATATGGCTCCATAATGTACCGTGGGGAGGTGAAGATGCAATGGCAGCACCTAATGCTGAGGTTTGTGCCGTTctgcatgtatatgtagtaaTTGATCCTACTACTAGTATATTGTTCGTTGAATAATTCAGTGTTACTAACCTCCAGTTTTCATATTTTGTCCTCGTAATGATTTGCAGTTTTCTGATGGTTATTTGGACTTGATCATGATAAAGGACATCCCAAAATTTGCATTGCTAAAGTCAATGACTGAATTGAACTCCGGAGGCCATGTCAAATCGCCGTTTGTGTCTTACCTCAAGGTGCCACCTTTTTAAACCAGAGCATACCTTCTAAATATTTTAGTACTATCTGATCTACTACACTGATTCAATGCTAGCTGCATGTCATGTCACACATCTGTTATGCTCAACCTTATTTCCGACACGTTATGAATACCGAGTCCGCATAACAGCGACTGTTGTACTTGGAATGTGTAGAAATCAACCCCAAAATTTTCTCATTTATAAAATCTTTGGTTTTTAATCACTTGGTGAGATTGTTTAAAATAGTGCGTTAATTGTTTGTCAAGGGTAAACTTTATTGCTACTTAGAATGTTGTTTGTGCGTCAATCACTATTTAGCCTAAAAATGTTTCCGTGACTAGACCATACTATTTGAAAACCAATGACTGATACTTATATACACCAGACCCTCGAATAAAAAATCGATAGCCAAGGCATTTGTTAGCTTATTTTCACAAATATATACATGGTTTGAAACATAATTTACTTGGATATGTGATTCTCAACTCTTCAATTTCTACAACTACAGGTGAAGGCATTCGTTTTGCAACCTGGCCCACGAACCAATAACCCAGACAAGGCCGGAATTATAGACGTAGACGGGGAGGTTTTAGCCAGAGGGAAAGGGGCATACAAGTGCAACGAGGAAACTCTAATGAGCTATGGCAAAATAATCATTAAAGTTGATCAAGGATTAGCCACCTTATTTTCTCCTGATTAACGATGTCTTCTTGTCGGAGTGACTGATTTGCTGTATTGACTAATATATACATATGGAGAAGATTATTACATCAATTTGTTGGACTTCTTTTGTATAGGAAGTATTAAGGGAGAAAACGAAGCGACGAATGGCTTGATGTGTGGTTTCTGGCTTGAAAAGTTCATTTATGTTGGAGGCTTTGCCACAACCATCTTGTTGTTGTGCTTTTGAGGTTCAATATTAAATACTGCGTTTTAATTATTCAAGAATAAgctgataaaatatttatatctatactatattattaaatttgaaacacttagagtaactaatttttggtgtcatggtctgtttaaataattaaatatattattaaagcGTTAAAACTTTAATGCAAGCCATCTATAATTCAGTGTATATAGTctttatttcttaatcatcaaGTTGCATGTTTAATTCTTACTTGGATCTTTTTCTAGTTTAttcttttttctatttatttattttttaaattgtatATCAAAATTGCAATATAATTattcactatttcttataattatattttaattctcatttaaatattaaccaaatgaattataaaaaatattgtacaagCAAGCAACGCGTGTATCAATACACTAATATTTGATGATGTCGATGTCCGATATTGCAATAAATTTTGTAAATTGTAAAACATGTGACAAATAGTCACGAGTCTTCAGTTTAATTGGTTATACTGGTTAAATGTTATCTTAAACTTTTAATATCAATACAAAATACTAACAAAGATAAGAATTTAGTTCGTCTGATTTCAAATTTGAAAATgatattatttcaaaatatacatTTACATactaaaaaaaggaaaatatgtaagaaaatattttccatttaGTAGCCGACACCTTGTTGCATTGAGTAACATTTCACAGATATGCAGCAGTTGTATATTTttcctaaatttaaatattaaaaattaatttttgatatATAATTAACCAGAGgaagaaatgtttaagaaaattgaaaaaaaagaaaaataaaatgaaaaagaaaaagaaaaagacaattgttatataatatatatttttataattatataagaCATCAgttctattctattttattaaagtggATGATATGATAGTAACCATCCAAGAAAGAcacaaattttttcttccaactgtactcttatatgatattaatattacacttttttttgttttgtttttttaaaatttcaaaacacacttttttttaatttttttatttcaataatttaaatatctatttaATTCTTCCAtgatttgtcaaatttcactttaatctatcgatataaaaaaaattgtacataCGTATATTGTACGTGCAAAATAACTAGTTTTAAAGAGAAAAGAGAAAACAATtggaaacataaaaataaataatttatattattttaatataataaactTTGGTAGGTAAGCAGGCAGTAGCTTTGGATAACGTTGGAGTTTATTACGTTGCATCTCATGAAAGCGACAAGGACCAGAGGAGAGAGATTACTCTCCAAAAACGACGACGTCAAAGCAATATAAAACCCGCAGCTCACGCACTCTCTGTGTGAGATGTCCCACTCCACTACCCCGAGACCATTTTCAGATGAGTTGTCCGTGCGTTATGTCCTCGATTCGAACGTTTTCTGTTTAGGGCTGTGCTGTTTGAAGTTGGACATGGTCTTCTGTGCTGAATTTTGATTTTGTATTTGGAAATTTTGGTCCCACATCAGATGTTCTTTTGTCGGGATTCTGTGTTACGATGACGTCATCATCTTCGTCAACTGGAATTTGCTTTAATTTGAACTGTAGAGAGGGGTCGGAGAAGTGGAGGAGAGGTTGGCCCCGCCGGACTGGTGACTATGCTCATCTCTGCGATCGATGCGCGTAAGAAAACTTTTTTTTCTCTATCTTTTTGGAACTTTGGTTTGGCTTCTccctctgtttttttttttacatttcatGGGAATCTTTCTTAGGTCATGGTTTGAGTTTTTTTGGTCAGTTTCTTCTTTTTAGTGGCATGACACAATTGCGTTGATTTTGGGAATCTTTTTACGAGTTTCCATTTTTTTGTCATTACGGAGTGGAGGCATGTTTAGCTGAAACGGTAGCAGAGGCCGTGGGAGGCTGCTAATCCAGTTCCAAGGATATTTCACGGAACAATAGCGACTCCAGTCGGG
This window of the Primulina tabacum isolate GXHZ01 chromosome 4, ASM2559414v2, whole genome shotgun sequence genome carries:
- the LOC142542620 gene encoding sphingosine kinase 1-like isoform X1, with product MSWTKLKGHNHVDQMEIVGPVLSDRVRAQDAVTEATFSAGGQLCWADKRLDFDKEVLGFSVEGLKIKIRTVVPNEAGFCCFGGASRLIRKNFTFELLSDDSLRTWTQKFHEYLDSLGRPKRLFILVNPYGGKKSASKIFLNDVKPLLDDANLHYMVQETEHQLHAKEVVQSLDLSKYDGIVCVSGDGILVEVINGLLNREDWANAIKMPIGVVPAGTGNGMAKSLLDSNGEPCAASNATLAVIRGHKRSLDVATLSQGNIKFFSVLMLAWGLVADIDIESEKYRWMGSARLDVYAVQRILGLRKYNGSVMFVPAPGYETYGEPLDLENQIIVDGEAEMKSDKQYSYHGPEVDVKSLNWRKVDGPFVSIWLHNVPWGGEDAMAAPNAEFSDGYLDLIMIKDIPKFALLKSMTELNSGGHVKSPFVSYLKVKAFVLQPGPRTNNPDKAGIIDVDGEVLARGKGAYKCNEETLMSYGKIIIKVDQGLATLFSPD
- the LOC142542620 gene encoding sphingosine kinase 1-like isoform X2; this encodes MPIGVVPAGTGNGMAKSLLDSNGEPCAASNATLAVIRGHKRSLDVATLSQGNIKFFSVLMLAWGLVADIDIESEKYRWMGSARLDVYAVQRILGLRKYNGSVMFVPAPGYETYGEPLDLENQIIVDGEAEMKSDKQYSYHGPEVDVKSLNWRKVDGPFVSIWLHNVPWGGEDAMAAPNAEFSDGYLDLIMIKDIPKFALLKSMTELNSGGHVKSPFVSYLKVKAFVLQPGPRTNNPDKAGIIDVDGEVLARGKGAYKCNEETLMSYGKIIIKVDQGLATLFSPD